A window of the Hevea brasiliensis isolate MT/VB/25A 57/8 chromosome 6, ASM3005281v1, whole genome shotgun sequence genome harbors these coding sequences:
- the LOC110651125 gene encoding mediator of RNA polymerase II transcription subunit 15a isoform X1 produces MLQQPKVPWLQETATNLLPTQGQQSQSQLPQQQLMSQIQSLPTQFQQQLDLQEQSNPLQQDLLPRLQASSQAPASLLQQQIVIDQQKQLYQSQRPLPETSSTSLHLTAQTIHANRGDWQEEVYQKDNVANPVQSNSSVCSNELQVQQNRMDPNDWRVHWRPDSREGIINKIIETLKRHVLFSGEEGLLELKKIAERFEEKIYVHAIIKSGYERKISFKMLTMEIKPKK; encoded by the exons ATGCTGCAACAGCCCAAGGTTCCATGGCTGCAGGAAACTGCAACTAATTTGTTGCCAACTCAAGGCCAGCAGTCACAATCACAGCTTCCACAGCAGCAATTGATGTCACAGATTCAATCACTGCCGACACAATTTCAACAACAGCTGGATTTGCAAGAGCAGTCTAATCCATTGCAACAAGATCTGCTGCCAAGGCTCCAAGCATCAAGTCAAGCACCAGCTTCCTTGCTTCAACAGCAGATTGTAATTGATCAACAAAAGCAATTGTATCAATCACAAAGGCCTCTCCCAGAGACATCATCAA CATCTCTTCATTTGACAGCACAAACCATACATGCAAACAGAGGTGATTGGCAAGAGGAAGTTTACCAAAAG GATAATGTGGCCAATCCAGTGCAATCCAACTCTAGTGTCTGTAGCAATGAACTCCAGGTTCAGCAG AATCGGATGGATCCCAATGATTGGAGAGTTCACTGGCGGCCTGATTCGCGTGAAGGAATTATCAACAAGAT AATAGAGACACTAAAGAGGCATGTTTTATTTTCTGGTGAAGAGGGACTGCTAGAACTGAAGAAAATTGCTGAAAGGTTTGAGGAAAAGATTTATGTGCATGCTATAATCAAG TCTGGTTATGAGCGGAAAATAAGTTTTAAGATGCTTACAATGGAGATCAAGCCAAAAAAATAG
- the LOC110651125 gene encoding mediator of RNA polymerase II transcription subunit 15a isoform X2, which produces MLQQPKVPWLQETATNLLPTQGQQSQSQLPQQQLMSQIQSLPTQFQQQLDLQEQSNPLQQDLLPRLQASSQAPASLLQQQIVIDQQKQLYQSQRPLPETSSTSLHLTAQTIHANRGDWQEEVYQKNRMDPNDWRVHWRPDSREGIINKIIETLKRHVLFSGEEGLLELKKIAERFEEKIYVHAIIKSGYERKISFKMLTMEIKPKK; this is translated from the exons ATGCTGCAACAGCCCAAGGTTCCATGGCTGCAGGAAACTGCAACTAATTTGTTGCCAACTCAAGGCCAGCAGTCACAATCACAGCTTCCACAGCAGCAATTGATGTCACAGATTCAATCACTGCCGACACAATTTCAACAACAGCTGGATTTGCAAGAGCAGTCTAATCCATTGCAACAAGATCTGCTGCCAAGGCTCCAAGCATCAAGTCAAGCACCAGCTTCCTTGCTTCAACAGCAGATTGTAATTGATCAACAAAAGCAATTGTATCAATCACAAAGGCCTCTCCCAGAGACATCATCAA CATCTCTTCATTTGACAGCACAAACCATACATGCAAACAGAGGTGATTGGCAAGAGGAAGTTTACCAAAAG AATCGGATGGATCCCAATGATTGGAGAGTTCACTGGCGGCCTGATTCGCGTGAAGGAATTATCAACAAGAT AATAGAGACACTAAAGAGGCATGTTTTATTTTCTGGTGAAGAGGGACTGCTAGAACTGAAGAAAATTGCTGAAAGGTTTGAGGAAAAGATTTATGTGCATGCTATAATCAAG TCTGGTTATGAGCGGAAAATAAGTTTTAAGATGCTTACAATGGAGATCAAGCCAAAAAAATAG